The Maridesulfovibrio salexigens DSM 2638 region TGATCCCGTGAATGAGGCCCAAAAACAGACTGGACTGCATGGCAACTAGAAAAATTGAATCAAAATCCACTTTGAACTCCATATAGTTTGATGATCAAATTAAACTCGTTTCAAGCTACTTATCTCCAACTTAATTTGATTGTCAAACTATTTGTCCGTCGAAATAAAAACCCCACAAAAAAAAGGCCCGTCCGAATTTAACCGGACGGGCTTGTAAGCACTATTTTTAGCATTAAAAAGCTACCTTGCTAACTCGGCAAATGAACCGCGCAGTAAACCAGCAAGATCATGCGGGCTAAGCTCGATATCCAAGCCGCGCTTGCCACCACTGACGTAGATGGTTTCAAAGCCTTCTGCTGATGAATCAATTACGGTGGGCAAAAGCTTTTTCTGACCCAGCGGACTTACCCCGCCAACCACATATCCGGTAGTCCGTTCAACCAGCTTTACGTCAGCCATAGCTATTTTCTTAACCTTCACGGCCTTTGCGAGCGATTTCAGATCGAGCATTTTCATAACCGGAACTACTGCGACAAAAAGATCTTTCCCACTTCCGGCTACCAGCGTCTTGAAAACCCGTTCAGGATCAACGCCCAGCTTTTCCGCTGCTTCCTTGCCGTAAGCCTCGGCAGAAGGATCATGTTCATATTCGTGGACTTTAAACTTTATTTTATTTTTCTTAGCTATATTAATTGCAGGTGTCATAGGGGGCTTTCTACACAAGGAGGGTAAGGCTTGGCAAGACAGCTTAGACCAGCATTTTGTCCATGAAACCCTGCGGGGAGATTTCATCCAATTGCAAACCATAATGGTTACTCAACTGCACAACCTGTGGAGGTAACAGCCCGCAACGATCAAGCAAATCATTATTCATAAACAGGTCTGCAACCTTGCCGTCGAACTGTTTCCTTCCATTCTCAAGGCAAATGGCCCTTGAACAATTTTCAACCACAAAATCCATATCATGACTGATGATCACTACTGTCCGTCCTGACTCCCTGAGCCTTCGTATTTCGCTCTCAAGCATCGAAATTTCACGCGGATCAAGTCCGGCAGTGGGTTCATCAAAAACCACTATTTCCGTATCCATTGCCAGAACCGAGCCCATGACCAGACGTTTTCGTTCACTGAAACCAAGATCATGCGGATTACAATCCTTCAATTCCTGTAGCCCCAGTGAAGACAAAAATTTATCGCCCAGTTCTTTAATACGCTCAGTCTCATAACCTAAGTATTTCGGCCCGAAAGTGATTTCGTCCCATACTGTTGGCTTGCAGATCTGATCATCGGGATTCTGGAAAAGCATGGCGACCATTCCCGCCAGCCGGGAAACTTTCTCATCAACTGTTAAAATGCCATTCACTTTTACACTGCCGCTGGTTGGATGCAGAAGTCCATTGAAATGACGCACCAGTGTGCTTTTACCGGAGCCGTTATGACCAAGCAATGCTACGGTTTCGCCCTGATTCAGAGTTAGCGAAATATCTTTAAGGGCCTCAACACCGGACTCGTAACTGAAAGAAAGATTCGTTACCTCAATTGTCATCACGAACCTCCAGACCTTCAACAACTTCAGCGAAGGTCGTTGCCAGCGCCCGCCCTTCTGCCCAACATGAACGCTTCCGGGCCAGTTCAGAAACCTTGCTGAAACGGGTCCATTCTAAACCGATTCCCTTGAGCAACGGAGAAACAAGAACCTCGGCAGGCGGCCCGTCCAGAACGACCCTACCCTCGTGCATGGCTATAACCCGATCGGCATAAACAGCGATACTTTCCAAACGCTGCTCGGCGAGGACTATGGTTTTCCCCTTACTGCGCAAGCCGTCCAAAATCTCAAAGACCTGTCGCGCAGCCAAGGGATCAAGAAAGGTGGTCGGTTCATCAAGAACAAGAACAGGTGTATCGCAGGCGAGAGCTGAAGCAAGAGCGACTTTCTGCAATTGTCCTCCGGAAAGATGATGCGGAGAACGTTCGGCAAGATTTGAAAGCCCCGTCAAACCCAATGCTTTATCAACGCGCTCTATAATCTCATCACGATCCACACCCCGATTTTCAAGGCTGAAACCGACTTCCTCGGCAACAGTAAAGCGAATACCCGAAAGCTGCCGTTCGGGATGCTGCATGACTAAGGCCACGAATTGGGACAATTCTGCCAAGGGAGTGTCAGAAGTATCTTTATCGCAAACACGCACATTGCCTTCAAACTTACCATGATAAAGCTGAGGGACGGCTCCGCACAGGGCGGTGCAAAGCGTTGATTTGCCGCTGTTGTTGGCTCCGATCAAGGCTACGAACTCCCCTGAGCCGATTTTCAGATTCAGATCATGCAAGACAGGAGAAGCCGATGAAGCGTAGCTGTAAGTAAAATTTTTAATCTCAATATGCGACATAACGATAAAGCACTGTTTTATAGATCAGGAGCAACACGCAGAGCAGCAACATCAAACGTCTGACAATCCGTTGCGCCGAGGAATCAGCTACCACCCGTATGGAGGTTCGCGCTCCCTTTGCGCTGAATCCACGCAATTCAAGGGCAATGGCCCGTTGTTCAATCTCGGCAAAAGCACCAAGAATCAGGGGGGAAATCAATGGTGCAATAGAACGCGCCCTGTTTAGAAAACTCCCTTCAGAATCAAGACCGCGCGCCCTTTGCGCATCTTGAATAGTCTTCACCCGTGCCCGCATAGCCGGGAGCATGAGCAAAGGGCTACCGCAGACATAGGCAAGTGATGACGGCAAACCGGACTGAATCAAAGAAGTGATCAAATCCGCCGGATCAGTATTGAAAACAAAAATTAACGAGGCGGTTAGAACTGTAGCCAATTGCAGCAGGATAGTTGCAGCGAAGGCCAACCCTTCGGAGTAAACAGAAATTCCGTGATATGAAACCAAGACACTGCTGTTACCGGGATAAAGCAGCCCATGAATCGGAATCATAAACAGGGCTATGGGCAGCAGGGTACGCCAGACAAATTTCCAGACCCGACCCGCGACTCCGGCCATAAATGACAGTACCACATTCAAAAGCAGCAACACCGCATCAGGCCAAGGACCGCCCGGAGCACAATAAACCGCCCCCCCCGTGAGCAGCACAAATGCAAGCTTGCTCAGGGGGTGGACGGAATGGATATAGGATTCTCCCTCATTGAAAAGGGAAGTACTTTCATTCGACAAAGACTTTTCCCTTATGCCTTTGCCAGCGCAGGAAAACGTGCAGCTGTTCTTGCGGGAAGGCTCTTCACAATTCCCCAGACCAGCACGGCAGTGGCAACCTTGTCGATAACATTGGTAGTGAACACGGTCACAACAACAGAACCGAACAGATCACGGCCCAATGCAAGCAGGTAAGCCATGGCAAAATCAGCACCGCTTCCGGTAATACCGCCGAACATGTAGAGGCGAATGGGCACGGCAACAACAGAGTTGAAAACAGTAATGATCAGACCGGCGATAATGGCGGTCCACCATGTTTTAAACATACCCATACGGGCGCAGACACCGGCAGCGATACCGATAACCATTGCTACCGGGGCAAAAGCGGCGGCCACGGGGGAAGAAATAACACCCCAGATCAGGTTGGTGATAAGTCCGGCAAGTCCGCCTGCCCATGGTCCGGCGAGCACACCCACCATAACGGTCCCGATGGAATCAAGAAAAATCGGCAGCTTAAGCAAAGAGACAAGCTGACCTACAGCAATGTTGATGACGATTGCAACTGCAATCAGAACCCAAGTAAATGTTGTAAAATCCTTTTTAATCTGCTCGCTAACACCCATCCCACTCACTCCTTACTTGCTGGTTTGTGATTTGATTTCCAGTTCCGGATAACCGGTCTGGGGGTCGAAACTTCTCAGAAAGGAATATTCCGGAAAGAGTGCCAGCACTATTTCAGCGGTGGTGTAGACTCTGCTTCCCTCC contains the following coding sequences:
- a CDS encoding energy-coupling factor ABC transporter ATP-binding protein, translating into MTIEVTNLSFSYESGVEALKDISLTLNQGETVALLGHNGSGKSTLVRHFNGLLHPTSGSVKVNGILTVDEKVSRLAGMVAMLFQNPDDQICKPTVWDEITFGPKYLGYETERIKELGDKFLSSLGLQELKDCNPHDLGFSERKRLVMGSVLAMDTEIVVFDEPTAGLDPREISMLESEIRRLRESGRTVVIISHDMDFVVENCSRAICLENGRKQFDGKVADLFMNNDLLDRCGLLPPQVVQLSNHYGLQLDEISPQGFMDKMLV
- a CDS encoding energy-coupling factor ABC transporter ATP-binding protein produces the protein MSHIEIKNFTYSYASSASPVLHDLNLKIGSGEFVALIGANNSGKSTLCTALCGAVPQLYHGKFEGNVRVCDKDTSDTPLAELSQFVALVMQHPERQLSGIRFTVAEEVGFSLENRGVDRDEIIERVDKALGLTGLSNLAERSPHHLSGGQLQKVALASALACDTPVLVLDEPTTFLDPLAARQVFEILDGLRSKGKTIVLAEQRLESIAVYADRVIAMHEGRVVLDGPPAEVLVSPLLKGIGLEWTRFSKVSELARKRSCWAEGRALATTFAEVVEGLEVRDDN
- a CDS encoding ECF transporter S component, whose translation is MGVSEQIKKDFTTFTWVLIAVAIVINIAVGQLVSLLKLPIFLDSIGTVMVGVLAGPWAGGLAGLITNLIWGVISSPVAAAFAPVAMVIGIAAGVCARMGMFKTWWTAIIAGLIITVFNSVVAVPIRLYMFGGITGSGADFAMAYLLALGRDLFGSVVVTVFTTNVIDKVATAVLVWGIVKSLPARTAARFPALAKA
- the ybaK gene encoding Cys-tRNA(Pro) deacylase, encoding MTPAINIAKKNKIKFKVHEYEHDPSAEAYGKEAAEKLGVDPERVFKTLVAGSGKDLFVAVVPVMKMLDLKSLAKAVKVKKIAMADVKLVERTTGYVVGGVSPLGQKKLLPTVIDSSAEGFETIYVSGGKRGLDIELSPHDLAGLLRGSFAELAR
- a CDS encoding energy-coupling factor transporter transmembrane component T family protein, whose amino-acid sequence is MSNESTSLFNEGESYIHSVHPLSKLAFVLLTGGAVYCAPGGPWPDAVLLLLNVVLSFMAGVAGRVWKFVWRTLLPIALFMIPIHGLLYPGNSSVLVSYHGISVYSEGLAFAATILLQLATVLTASLIFVFNTDPADLITSLIQSGLPSSLAYVCGSPLLMLPAMRARVKTIQDAQRARGLDSEGSFLNRARSIAPLISPLILGAFAEIEQRAIALELRGFSAKGARTSIRVVADSSAQRIVRRLMLLLCVLLLIYKTVLYRYVAY